A window of the Microbulbifer aggregans genome harbors these coding sequences:
- the rfbB gene encoding dTDP-glucose 4,6-dehydratase, whose product MKIMVTGGAGFIGSAVVRYLIGETDHEVLNIDALTYAGNLESIPCSDDPRYQFKQIDICDAVTLDAAFAEFQPDAVMHLAAESHVDRSIDGPAEFMQTNIMGTYNMLEVARRYWSSLGPDAKAVFRFHHISTDEVYGDLGPQGLFTETTPYEPSSPYSASKASSDHLVRAWLRTFGLPTIVTNCSNNYGPYHFPEKLIPLMILNALAGKALPVYGDGSQIRDWLYVEDHARALVKVVTEGQVGATYNIGGHNERKNIDVVKTICSILEELAPENPNSKKTGNEGGFESLITYVADRPGHDVRYAIDASKIERELGWVPAETFESGIRKTVQWYLNNESWWQRVLDGSYQGQRLGLAS is encoded by the coding sequence ATGAAAATCATGGTCACCGGTGGAGCTGGCTTTATCGGCAGTGCAGTCGTTCGATACTTGATTGGTGAAACTGATCACGAAGTATTGAATATTGATGCGCTCACCTATGCAGGAAACCTCGAGTCCATCCCCTGTAGCGACGATCCGCGCTACCAGTTCAAACAAATCGATATTTGTGATGCTGTAACACTGGATGCAGCATTCGCCGAATTTCAGCCAGACGCTGTGATGCACTTGGCTGCAGAGAGCCACGTGGACCGCTCCATCGACGGTCCCGCAGAGTTTATGCAGACAAATATAATGGGCACCTACAATATGTTGGAAGTGGCTCGTCGCTACTGGTCATCGTTGGGTCCTGACGCTAAGGCCGTCTTCCGCTTTCATCACATCTCTACGGATGAGGTATACGGGGATCTTGGCCCGCAAGGCCTGTTTACAGAAACGACGCCTTACGAACCCAGTTCGCCATATTCGGCCAGTAAAGCGTCCAGCGATCACTTGGTTCGCGCCTGGTTGCGGACATTCGGTCTACCAACCATCGTAACCAACTGCTCGAATAATTATGGGCCTTACCACTTCCCGGAAAAATTGATCCCATTAATGATTCTCAATGCCCTCGCGGGCAAGGCATTGCCTGTTTATGGTGACGGAAGTCAGATTCGTGACTGGCTCTATGTTGAAGATCATGCGAGAGCCCTGGTCAAAGTAGTAACTGAAGGGCAGGTAGGTGCGACCTACAACATTGGTGGCCACAATGAGCGAAAAAATATAGACGTTGTAAAAACTATTTGCTCGATCCTCGAAGAGCTGGCGCCGGAAAACCCCAACTCAAAAAAAACAGGCAATGAGGGTGGCTTTGAGTCACTGATTACCTATGTGGCGGACCGTCCCGGTCATGATGTCCGCTACGCAATCGATGCCAGCAAAATAGAGCGAGAGCTCGGTTGGGTGCCTGCAGAAACGTTTGAAAGCGGGATCCGAAAGACTGTTCAGTGGTATCTGAACAATGAGAGCTGGTGGCAGCGAGTG